The following are from one region of the Rhodopirellula sp. P2 genome:
- a CDS encoding GTPase-activating protein, whose product MSEKRQRLAALLIATSLSTSSCLATVAVQADELQFGAPTLAVPAESFGVIDDASDRDAIEPRVAGSAVVVRENSDPSRSHLQFREQNGPWNSQSGPIGSAIQLLPPQLAPSSPVEAPVFLGNADAHGTEQIVQTPRMVTREDARLNGVRKTWEPKGPLFTQTEPSMILRGPESAEAELERPTREQLADNVPDSFDPTKMPSEFDSRPTRSVSDRNADATWDGQPNPNATQWNARRNVSQVSPLRDPVPSTTMAPIGSGALPQRTVPAIQPPALPPANAESLPSLPALNAPSFLGSEMDEDVSDLPQKVDELTSKIEELTQQLQALKSSQPELVEPTVVPAEPAQEAPANVIPPSIPKTRSAIDSLPEMKPTEPHKELPSLKDAGTTTTRETIGSGLQSKELSLETPPSLTPPKSALKPKSLESKLESVEKEKDDTERRLNESIAEQLRREEARDRSQIKEREDRMSLESASPRRVNERQEGIFDEKDSDELSRVPLQAVERDRLMPLEDAPAGSVSLRDIRGNDLGEADLEDLYAGELDRDDEPLDASAQQRLSLAQLDATGRPKTHSGKGAAANLSTGVMRMQQPIVQCLQHYYGRREQADGRSNWGMMHAVMVFGPDTRLIARGRDYSTIAWMAGNNVCRGQRLMEIEGGKIKAREGVGLQGHQAQWLAVLAMVGVPSDYPLYVDGQKFSVADLVKSEAAACEEGQELTFSLIGLSHYLDTETTWVGADGERWDFSRLIAAELDQPVVGSACGGTHRLMGFAHALRKRRLEGQPIDGQWARAEQFLDDFVDYTLRLQNRDGSMSTDWFESRQDNGDLDRKVQTTGHMVEFLLTHLPDEKLLEPEVLRSVTFLLNSMLKGRNNDWSIGPKGHALRSLALFHQRVYGEPAPLANPRSVARQRQPNRRSR is encoded by the coding sequence GTGTCAGAAAAACGCCAACGTTTGGCCGCTTTGTTGATTGCAACAAGCTTGTCGACGTCTTCGTGTCTCGCCACCGTGGCCGTTCAAGCGGACGAACTTCAGTTCGGTGCGCCCACGCTGGCAGTGCCAGCGGAGTCGTTTGGGGTGATCGATGATGCGAGCGATCGCGACGCGATCGAGCCTCGCGTCGCGGGTTCCGCCGTGGTGGTTCGCGAAAATAGCGACCCCTCGCGATCACATTTGCAATTTCGCGAACAAAACGGTCCGTGGAACTCGCAATCCGGACCCATCGGATCCGCGATCCAGTTGCTGCCGCCCCAGCTTGCTCCGTCTTCTCCGGTGGAGGCGCCGGTGTTCTTGGGCAACGCGGACGCCCACGGCACCGAGCAGATCGTGCAGACCCCGCGGATGGTCACTCGGGAAGATGCTCGGCTGAACGGTGTCCGCAAGACCTGGGAACCGAAAGGTCCTTTGTTCACTCAGACCGAACCGTCGATGATCTTGCGTGGTCCCGAATCGGCCGAAGCGGAATTGGAACGGCCCACTCGAGAGCAGTTGGCCGACAACGTGCCGGATTCATTTGATCCGACCAAGATGCCGTCTGAATTTGATTCGCGTCCAACGCGATCGGTTTCTGATCGAAATGCCGACGCGACGTGGGACGGGCAGCCCAACCCCAATGCAACACAGTGGAACGCTCGGCGCAATGTCAGCCAGGTTTCGCCGCTTCGGGACCCTGTGCCTTCGACCACGATGGCTCCGATTGGCAGCGGAGCGTTGCCGCAACGAACCGTTCCCGCAATTCAACCACCAGCCCTTCCACCTGCGAATGCAGAGTCGCTTCCGAGCCTGCCGGCATTGAATGCGCCTTCGTTCCTCGGATCGGAGATGGACGAGGACGTCAGCGATTTGCCGCAAAAGGTCGATGAACTGACCAGCAAGATCGAAGAGCTGACTCAACAGCTCCAGGCCTTGAAGTCCAGCCAGCCCGAGTTGGTGGAACCGACAGTGGTGCCTGCGGAACCGGCCCAGGAAGCTCCTGCCAATGTGATTCCGCCCAGCATTCCGAAAACGCGATCGGCAATCGATTCCTTGCCGGAGATGAAACCGACTGAGCCACACAAAGAATTGCCATCGCTCAAGGACGCGGGAACAACGACGACTCGCGAAACCATTGGAAGTGGGTTGCAAAGCAAAGAGCTGTCGCTGGAAACCCCACCTTCGTTGACGCCACCGAAGTCAGCCTTGAAACCGAAGTCGCTGGAATCAAAGCTGGAGTCGGTTGAAAAGGAAAAGGATGACACGGAACGTCGTCTGAACGAAAGCATCGCGGAACAACTTCGCCGTGAAGAGGCTCGGGATCGTTCCCAGATCAAAGAACGTGAAGACCGCATGTCGTTGGAATCTGCTTCGCCGCGACGGGTGAACGAACGCCAAGAGGGGATCTTCGATGAAAAAGATTCCGATGAGTTGTCGCGTGTTCCGCTGCAAGCGGTGGAACGCGATCGACTGATGCCGCTCGAGGACGCGCCAGCAGGATCCGTGAGTCTGCGAGACATTCGTGGCAACGATCTGGGCGAAGCGGATCTGGAAGACCTGTATGCGGGGGAATTGGATCGGGACGATGAACCACTCGACGCCTCTGCACAACAGCGTTTGAGTTTGGCTCAGCTGGATGCCACCGGGCGTCCCAAGACTCACAGTGGCAAGGGTGCTGCGGCAAACTTGAGCACCGGCGTGATGCGAATGCAGCAACCGATCGTTCAGTGCCTGCAGCACTACTACGGCCGTCGCGAGCAGGCTGATGGACGCAGTAACTGGGGCATGATGCATGCCGTGATGGTGTTCGGTCCTGACACTCGTTTGATTGCTCGCGGACGCGACTACAGCACGATCGCTTGGATGGCCGGCAACAACGTTTGCCGCGGTCAGCGACTGATGGAAATCGAAGGCGGGAAAATCAAGGCTCGCGAGGGTGTGGGACTGCAAGGTCACCAAGCCCAGTGGTTGGCAGTGTTGGCCATGGTGGGCGTGCCCAGTGATTACCCGCTGTATGTGGACGGCCAGAAGTTCAGCGTGGCGGACTTGGTCAAATCGGAAGCGGCCGCATGCGAAGAAGGCCAAGAACTCACGTTCAGCTTGATTGGATTGTCGCACTACTTGGACACGGAAACGACTTGGGTCGGTGCCGATGGCGAGCGTTGGGACTTCTCTCGTTTGATCGCCGCGGAACTCGACCAACCCGTGGTTGGATCGGCTTGTGGTGGCACGCACCGTTTGATGGGCTTTGCTCACGCGTTGCGAAAACGACGCTTGGAAGGCCAACCGATCGATGGCCAATGGGCTCGCGCCGAGCAATTCCTGGATGACTTTGTGGACTACACCCTGCGATTGCAAAATCGCGATGGCTCGATGAGCACCGATTGGTTTGAGTCGCGGCAAGACAATGGCGACCTGGATCGCAAGGTTCAAACGACCGGGCACATGGTCGAGTTCTTGCTCACGCATTTGCCCGACGAGAAGTTGCTGGAACCTGAGGTGTTGCGATCGGTGACGTTCTTGCTCAATTCCATGTTGAAGGGACGCAACAACGATTGGTCGATTGGGCCCAAGGGGCACGCCTTGCGATCGTTGGCGTTGTTCCATCAGCGTGTCTACGGCGAACCAGCACCGCTGGCAAACCCACGCAGTGTCGCTCGGCAACGACAGCCAAACCGACGTTCCCGTTGA
- a CDS encoding DMT family transporter — MSSDSSFDQNEFAGKEVNAKIQAAWWRRLGEGMISPGIGFGIVAGIASAVLYTLANISLRNAISVDPFIVSMFKAAPTVLVLTPYLAAVKASGRPIATSRQWIPIFIPIALIGQVIGNGAFQVALGSIGLAASVPITLGSLLIGSAILGRLLLREPVRPRTLVSIGTLIIAVIVLSQSRGVDPVEWQSSSEVLPNQPVDWLHSPIVGAVGAMASGLAYAVFSTSMRFTMKRGMLASMAMWISGVSGTVALAGIVAVRTGWSPIADIPAPMWQSMIWAGIFNFTAFVAISTALKVLPVVAVHLINASQVAMASLAGVIVFEEPVTKLLVIGISLTLAGLTILATRRRPTPVSPPTFQSTFRSE, encoded by the coding sequence ATGAGTTCTGATTCATCGTTCGATCAGAACGAGTTCGCAGGCAAGGAGGTCAACGCGAAGATTCAGGCGGCTTGGTGGCGGCGTTTGGGGGAGGGGATGATATCGCCGGGCATTGGCTTCGGCATCGTGGCGGGAATCGCTTCGGCGGTGTTGTACACGTTGGCGAACATCTCGCTTCGCAACGCCATTTCAGTCGATCCGTTCATCGTTTCGATGTTCAAAGCGGCTCCAACGGTATTGGTTCTGACGCCTTACTTGGCCGCCGTCAAAGCCAGCGGGCGTCCGATTGCGACCAGTCGCCAGTGGATTCCGATTTTCATCCCGATCGCGTTGATCGGGCAAGTGATCGGCAACGGTGCGTTCCAGGTTGCGCTGGGCAGCATCGGTTTGGCCGCCTCGGTGCCGATCACGCTGGGATCGTTGTTGATTGGCAGTGCGATCCTGGGACGTTTGTTGCTGAGGGAACCGGTTCGGCCACGGACACTGGTTTCGATTGGCACGCTGATCATCGCCGTGATTGTCTTGTCCCAGTCCCGCGGGGTGGATCCCGTGGAATGGCAGTCTTCGTCGGAGGTTCTGCCCAACCAACCGGTGGATTGGTTGCATTCGCCGATTGTCGGTGCGGTGGGGGCGATGGCGTCGGGGTTGGCCTACGCCGTGTTCAGCACGTCGATGCGTTTCACGATGAAACGCGGGATGTTGGCGTCGATGGCGATGTGGATCAGCGGTGTTTCAGGCACGGTGGCCTTGGCGGGCATTGTTGCGGTCAGAACGGGATGGTCGCCGATCGCCGACATCCCGGCCCCGATGTGGCAATCGATGATCTGGGCGGGGATTTTCAATTTCACGGCGTTTGTTGCGATTTCAACGGCACTGAAGGTCTTGCCCGTCGTGGCGGTTCACTTGATCAATGCTTCTCAGGTTGCGATGGCCAGCCTCGCTGGGGTGATTGTTTTCGAGGAACCGGTGACGAAGTTGTTGGTGATTGGTATTTCGTTGACGCTGGCTGGTCTGACGATCCTTGCCACCCGGCGGAGGCCGACTCCGGTTTCACCGCCGACATTCCAGTCAACCTTTCGTTCGGAATAA
- a CDS encoding BMC domain-containing protein, translated as MNDAIGLIETKGLLPLVEATDAMAKAANVAVVKRVDLGGGLVTTVVSGDVGSVRAAVEAGSAAAAQVGELVSSHVIARPAEGLMNAYFN; from the coding sequence ATGAACGATGCCATTGGTTTGATTGAAACGAAGGGCCTCTTGCCGTTGGTCGAAGCCACCGACGCGATGGCCAAAGCCGCCAACGTCGCCGTTGTCAAACGCGTCGACCTCGGTGGTGGCTTGGTCACCACCGTCGTCAGTGGTGACGTCGGCAGCGTCCGCGCCGCCGTCGAAGCTGGCTCCGCCGCCGCCGCTCAAGTGGGCGAATTGGTCAGCAGCCACGTGATCGCTCGTCCAGCCGAAGGCTTGATGAACGCCTACTTCAATTGA
- the pduL gene encoding phosphate propanoyltransferase: protein MSLAVDRSRIESLVRNAIRQSGLASPAPSIASAGQQPLGWVDGKPNLRVSISARHCHLTDEHVEILFGRGSVLEPDKDLYQDGFYAAKQTVMVVGPRKRMLPSVRVLGPTRGASQVELALTDSISLGINAPVRHSGKIDGTPGCVLVGPAGSVQLEQGVIRAARHVHMNFADAEFYGVSNGDMMQLSVRSPDCSVSFEDVLVRADKAAKLEVHIDTDEGNACNLDAATSVELKKSGCACQH, encoded by the coding sequence ATGAGCTTGGCTGTCGATCGTTCACGCATTGAATCCCTCGTTCGCAACGCGATCCGTCAATCGGGCCTGGCGTCTCCTGCCCCCTCGATTGCATCCGCCGGCCAACAGCCGCTCGGTTGGGTCGATGGCAAACCGAACTTGCGAGTCAGCATTTCAGCCCGCCACTGCCACTTGACCGACGAACACGTCGAGATCCTGTTCGGCCGCGGCAGCGTCTTGGAACCCGATAAAGATCTGTACCAGGACGGCTTCTATGCGGCCAAGCAAACCGTGATGGTCGTCGGACCTCGCAAACGGATGCTCCCCAGCGTTCGTGTGCTCGGCCCAACCCGTGGTGCCAGCCAAGTGGAACTGGCACTGACCGATTCGATCTCGTTGGGCATCAACGCCCCCGTTCGCCACAGCGGCAAAATCGACGGCACGCCCGGTTGTGTGTTGGTTGGTCCCGCCGGCAGCGTTCAGCTCGAACAGGGTGTCATTCGCGCCGCTCGCCACGTGCACATGAACTTTGCCGACGCCGAGTTCTACGGCGTTTCCAATGGCGACATGATGCAACTTTCCGTTCGCAGTCCTGACTGCAGCGTTTCATTTGAAGACGTTTTGGTTCGCGCCGACAAAGCCGCCAAGTTGGAAGTTCACATCGACACGGACGAAGGCAACGCTTGCAACTTGGATGCGGCCACCAGCGTTGAACTGAAAAAGTCCGGCTGTGCTTGCCAGCACTGA
- a CDS encoding aldehyde dehydrogenase family protein: MQLDENTIRSVVAQVLAEVGPMPSVSGSASVHEGRHGIFGNASDAVTAARHAFEQLRQRPMEDRKRVIDIIRKISIENCEELGLMEMRETGIGRPEHKIEKLRALGELSPGTEFLQTKAFSGDHGLAIIERAPFGVIAAITPVTHSLPTITGNAVSMIAGGNAVVVNPHPSGRLVAVEGVRRFNEEIAREVGIDNLICVIAEPTLESAAELFGHRDVALICVTGGPAVGRAALNSGKRAIVAGPGNPPVVVDETADLDNAARCIIQGGAYDNNLLCIAEKEVFVVESVFDDMLAAMRRAGAVQLDQAQIAKLASVAITQVGDDNHDAAAKDYIGKDASVLAAAAGVKVPESCELIFGETDEHHPFVSVEQMMPFIPFVRARDVDHAISMAKHYEHGFRHTAIIHSRNVHNMTKMGKELDTTLYVKNGPCMAALGLGGEGYLSFSIAGPTGEGVTTPDTFTRERRCSMIDELRVV, encoded by the coding sequence ATGCAACTCGACGAAAACACCATTCGCAGCGTGGTCGCACAAGTCCTCGCCGAAGTCGGCCCGATGCCTAGCGTGTCCGGCTCAGCCAGCGTTCACGAAGGTCGCCATGGCATCTTCGGCAACGCTTCGGATGCGGTCACCGCGGCCCGTCATGCATTCGAGCAGCTTCGCCAACGTCCGATGGAAGATCGCAAACGCGTCATCGACATCATTCGCAAAATCAGCATTGAAAACTGCGAAGAGCTTGGCCTGATGGAAATGCGGGAAACCGGCATCGGTCGCCCCGAACATAAAATCGAAAAACTGCGGGCCCTCGGCGAACTGTCGCCGGGCACCGAATTCCTGCAAACCAAAGCCTTCTCCGGTGACCACGGACTGGCGATCATCGAGCGAGCCCCATTTGGAGTCATCGCAGCGATCACCCCCGTTACCCACAGCCTGCCCACGATCACCGGCAACGCCGTCAGCATGATCGCCGGCGGGAACGCGGTTGTCGTCAACCCGCACCCCTCGGGGCGTCTGGTTGCCGTCGAAGGTGTTCGTCGCTTCAACGAAGAAATCGCTCGGGAAGTTGGCATCGACAATCTGATCTGCGTGATCGCCGAACCCACGCTCGAAAGTGCGGCGGAGTTGTTTGGGCACCGCGACGTGGCCTTGATCTGCGTCACCGGTGGTCCCGCCGTTGGACGCGCCGCTCTGAACAGTGGCAAACGAGCCATTGTCGCCGGCCCCGGCAACCCACCCGTCGTCGTCGACGAAACCGCCGACCTGGACAACGCCGCTCGCTGCATCATTCAAGGTGGTGCTTATGACAACAACCTGTTGTGCATCGCTGAAAAAGAAGTCTTCGTCGTGGAATCCGTGTTCGACGACATGCTGGCCGCCATGCGACGCGCCGGAGCCGTCCAGCTCGACCAAGCTCAAATCGCGAAACTCGCGTCGGTTGCGATCACCCAAGTCGGCGACGACAACCACGACGCCGCCGCGAAGGATTACATCGGCAAAGACGCGTCCGTTTTGGCTGCCGCTGCTGGCGTGAAGGTTCCCGAATCGTGCGAATTGATCTTCGGCGAAACCGATGAACATCACCCGTTCGTGAGCGTCGAACAGATGATGCCGTTCATCCCGTTTGTCCGAGCACGCGACGTCGATCACGCGATCTCGATGGCCAAGCACTACGAGCACGGCTTCCGACACACCGCGATCATTCACTCGCGCAACGTTCACAACATGACCAAGATGGGCAAGGAACTGGACACGACCTTGTACGTCAAGAACGGACCTTGCATGGCAGCCCTGGGACTCGGCGGGGAAGGCTACCTGTCGTTCTCCATTGCGGGCCCCACCGGCGAAGGCGTCACGACCCCCGACACGTTCACTCGCGAACGACGCTGCAGCATGATTGACGAATTGCGAGTGGTCTGA
- a CDS encoding EutN/CcmL family microcompartment protein: MFLARVTGSVVCTQKVASMTGHKLLIVEPYRLDEKTRAKLTSTGRTFIAVDTLGAGEGELVLVCQGSSARLTPETKTLPIDAVVIGLVDSVHVDAKEVKAST; this comes from the coding sequence ATGTTCTTAGCCCGCGTCACCGGATCGGTCGTTTGCACCCAAAAGGTTGCATCCATGACCGGTCACAAGTTGTTGATTGTCGAGCCCTATCGGCTCGATGAGAAAACGCGTGCAAAGCTTACTTCAACGGGACGCACTTTCATCGCGGTCGACACGTTGGGCGCAGGCGAAGGTGAGTTGGTGTTGGTGTGCCAAGGCAGCAGCGCTCGACTGACCCCCGAAACCAAAACACTTCCCATCGACGCGGTCGTCATCGGCTTGGTCGATTCCGTTCACGTGGATGCCAAAGAGGTGAAAGCCAGCACCTAA
- a CDS encoding DeoR/GlpR family DNA-binding transcription regulator, whose amino-acid sequence MTTDKRRDRLRDLVQDRGFAALGELASQLSVSESTIRRDLEMLEEAGLARRTHGGVYWTGDSDTISVFESRNDDSWAAKQSIGRAASELIADHDTILLDGGSTVYELARLIVHRPLQVVTNSLPVAHLLSTSDSIDLVMIGGCVRGRTSVTIGPLADSQLANIHVTTAFLSVAGVSPRGLFNSDMMLVESEKAMLASAERGIVLADHSKFGKTSLSRICELHQIDTVVTDAGLDSDAKAWLESAGVQLRLAPSPLTPSPLDQSPPKTSAAAPAAPTSNTSPTHSLNNANLT is encoded by the coding sequence GTGACCACCGACAAGCGTCGAGATCGATTGCGTGATTTGGTTCAAGACCGCGGTTTCGCGGCTTTGGGCGAACTGGCGTCGCAATTGTCGGTCAGCGAATCGACGATCCGTCGCGATTTGGAAATGCTGGAAGAAGCCGGTTTGGCCCGTCGGACCCACGGCGGCGTTTACTGGACGGGCGATTCCGACACGATCAGCGTGTTCGAATCCCGCAATGATGATTCGTGGGCTGCCAAACAATCCATCGGCCGGGCTGCCTCCGAATTGATCGCCGATCACGACACGATTTTGCTGGACGGCGGCAGCACGGTTTATGAACTGGCCCGCTTGATCGTCCATCGACCGCTGCAAGTGGTCACGAATTCCCTGCCGGTCGCTCACCTGTTGTCGACCAGCGATTCGATTGACCTGGTCATGATTGGCGGCTGCGTACGCGGTCGAACTTCCGTCACGATCGGCCCACTCGCTGATTCGCAATTGGCAAACATCCACGTCACCACCGCTTTCCTGTCGGTCGCCGGCGTCTCGCCACGCGGCCTTTTCAACAGCGACATGATGCTGGTGGAAAGCGAAAAGGCGATGCTTGCATCGGCCGAACGAGGCATCGTGTTGGCCGATCACAGCAAGTTCGGAAAAACCAGTTTGAGCCGAATATGCGAATTGCACCAGATTGACACGGTTGTCACGGATGCCGGCCTGGATTCTGACGCGAAAGCGTGGCTGGAATCCGCTGGTGTCCAACTACGCTTGGCTCCGTCCCCGTTGACCCCGTCACCGCTGGACCAGTCACCGCCAAAGACTTCGGCGGCGGCTCCGGCCGCGCCCACATCGAACACCTCCCCCACCCATTCCTTGAACAACGCGAATCTCACATGA
- a CDS encoding acetate/propionate family kinase → MLILVANLGSTSFKYKLLDMSGDFESANASPDSRVLARGAVDRIGEPISQCEVIVTRSHQGETFREETQMPVPDHGVAVQACLDQLTHPENGCLKEANEVAAIGFKAVHGGRKSGTFVVDDEVLEAMDEMSAAAPAHNPPYIAAMKLLRQRFPELPLVAAFETEFHDTISPERRTYAIPAEWTREMQIQKWGFHGSSHRFIAERAAEVLGRDDAKIISCHLGGSSSLTAIDSGQSIMTSMGMTPQTGVPQNNRVGDFDAFAIPLIMQRTGQSLEEVLQTLASQGGLKGLSGGMADLRDIESAADAGNADAKLALGVYTEEIRRHLGGMMVALGRLDAIVFTGGIGENSDVVRAAVCAGLEGFGIELDASKNDGMRGEGSLHTESSKTQILVLPTDEEWIVAKRSLRALAAQ, encoded by the coding sequence ATGTTGATCCTCGTTGCCAATCTGGGCTCCACCAGTTTCAAGTACAAGCTGCTGGACATGTCCGGTGACTTTGAATCTGCGAACGCCTCGCCGGATTCTCGCGTGCTCGCTCGCGGGGCCGTCGATCGCATTGGCGAACCCATCAGTCAATGCGAAGTGATTGTGACGCGATCGCATCAAGGCGAAACGTTTCGCGAAGAAACGCAGATGCCCGTGCCGGATCATGGGGTTGCCGTTCAAGCCTGCTTGGACCAACTGACCCATCCTGAGAACGGATGTTTGAAAGAGGCCAATGAAGTTGCCGCGATCGGTTTCAAAGCCGTTCACGGTGGACGCAAAAGTGGCACCTTCGTCGTCGACGACGAAGTGCTTGAAGCGATGGACGAGATGAGTGCCGCCGCGCCGGCGCACAACCCTCCGTACATCGCTGCGATGAAACTGTTACGTCAACGTTTTCCGGAGCTACCGTTGGTCGCCGCGTTTGAAACCGAATTTCACGACACGATTTCGCCGGAGCGTCGCACCTACGCGATCCCAGCGGAATGGACGCGTGAAATGCAAATTCAAAAGTGGGGATTCCATGGTTCCAGCCACCGCTTCATTGCCGAACGTGCCGCCGAAGTCTTGGGTCGCGACGACGCTAAGATCATCTCGTGTCACCTGGGCGGAAGCAGTTCGCTGACCGCGATCGATTCCGGCCAGAGCATCATGACCTCGATGGGCATGACACCTCAAACCGGCGTCCCGCAAAACAACCGTGTGGGCGATTTCGACGCTTTCGCGATCCCCTTGATCATGCAGCGAACCGGCCAATCGCTGGAAGAAGTCCTGCAAACACTCGCCAGCCAAGGTGGGCTGAAAGGTCTCTCCGGCGGCATGGCCGATTTGCGAGACATCGAGTCGGCCGCCGACGCAGGCAACGCTGACGCGAAGCTTGCACTGGGTGTTTACACCGAAGAGATTCGCCGTCACCTCGGCGGAATGATGGTCGCACTGGGTCGCTTGGACGCGATCGTGTTCACCGGAGGCATTGGTGAAAACAGCGACGTGGTCCGGGCCGCCGTTTGTGCTGGTCTGGAAGGTTTTGGCATCGAACTGGATGCCTCCAAGAATGACGGGATGCGTGGAGAAGGAAGCCTGCACACCGAGTCCAGCAAAACTCAGATTTTGGTTTTGCCCACCGACGAAGAATGGATTGTCGCCAAGCGAAGCCTCCGCGCTCTCGCCGCCCAGTAG
- a CDS encoding EutN/CcmL family microcompartment protein — protein sequence MQPARVIGHTRATVKHESLQGQRLVIAQPTGVDEKPDGAPLLVLDELGCRVGDRVMLTSETGPIREMTGSESCPARWSVMGLIDEPTTTKKKSKTK from the coding sequence ATGCAACCCGCACGCGTCATCGGTCACACCCGCGCGACCGTCAAACACGAATCCCTGCAAGGCCAACGTCTCGTCATCGCCCAACCCACCGGCGTTGACGAGAAACCGGACGGAGCACCGTTGCTCGTGTTGGACGAACTGGGCTGCCGAGTCGGTGACCGTGTGATGTTGACCAGTGAAACCGGCCCCATCCGCGAGATGACCGGATCGGAAAGTTGCCCTGCTCGCTGGAGTGTGATGGGCCTGATCGACGAACCGACGACGACGAAGAAGAAATCCAAGACGAAGTGA
- a CDS encoding BMC domain-containing protein, giving the protein MAKISEALGMIETKGFVSAVEATDAMMKAANVQFLGWDKIGAGLATVFVTGDVAAVKAATDAGAAAAGRVGEVVSVQVIPRPHGDLEKILKLPSTSKK; this is encoded by the coding sequence ATGGCCAAAATCAGTGAAGCCCTCGGCATGATCGAAACCAAAGGTTTCGTTTCAGCAGTGGAGGCAACCGACGCAATGATGAAAGCCGCCAACGTTCAGTTCCTTGGTTGGGACAAGATCGGTGCTGGCTTGGCAACCGTGTTCGTCACCGGCGATGTCGCCGCTGTCAAAGCAGCCACCGATGCCGGTGCAGCAGCCGCCGGTCGGGTTGGCGAAGTCGTCAGCGTTCAAGTGATCCCACGCCCTCACGGCGACTTGGAAAAGATCCTGAAGTTGCCTTCGACCAGCAAAAAGTAG